The Psychromonas sp. MME1 genome window below encodes:
- a CDS encoding protein-disulfide isomerase — MIPELYFIYDSHCPWSYAATAQVNELANAYPEMKLHIWHCAHFDGSDSAGFKQVDAVAQQSCVKFAKDYMRFSDSPKSSILAANLMTWLQSKQPERALPVLNALQNAHFIEGNPLTCKHDFNEIINAFKLSPPNKVFKEELSKEAEYTLSDINELQEFMGTNSFPALLLTIADKAVLLNHALYLKKPVGIVKAVKKELL, encoded by the coding sequence ATGATACCTGAACTCTATTTTATTTATGACTCACACTGTCCTTGGAGTTATGCAGCAACGGCACAAGTGAATGAACTTGCTAATGCTTACCCTGAAATGAAGTTACATATCTGGCATTGTGCACATTTTGATGGCAGCGATAGTGCTGGCTTCAAACAGGTTGATGCGGTAGCTCAACAGAGTTGCGTTAAATTTGCTAAAGATTACATGCGTTTTTCCGATAGCCCAAAGAGTTCTATTCTAGCAGCGAACTTAATGACTTGGCTGCAAAGTAAACAACCTGAGAGAGCGTTACCAGTGTTAAACGCACTACAAAATGCGCATTTTATTGAAGGTAATCCTTTAACATGTAAGCATGATTTCAATGAGATTATTAATGCATTTAAACTGTCGCCTCCGAATAAAGTGTTTAAAGAAGAGTTAAGTAAAGAAGCGGAATATACGTTATCTGATATTAACGAATTACAAGAGTTTATGGGAACAAATTCATTTCCAGCCCTGTTATTAACGATCGCAGATAAAGCGGTTTTATTAAATCACGCGCTTTATCTCAAGAAACCAGTTGGCATTGTAAAGGCCGTGAAGAAAGAACTGCTTTAA
- a CDS encoding methyl-accepting chemotaxis protein, whose product MLIKNKLIANAAVTIVSMVAMLLLINFSSSSLQQDIKLVQNIGKIEAGILQLRSYEKDFLARKENGYITSFNDEVAQLQSRIKVLETDLGLINVPVDEALQLAVVLNEYQQYFSELVATQSAIGFDLKSGLNGQLADAVSATEQAIGDSMSFLNLMLKIRSSEQNYIRQLDDRFITVFQDDYEILHADVKKSYLISTQKKAILEGLENYQSSFLALIKEQKKLGYNATDGLQKSMNESALKVTEIQNNLIAKVNVAVDTYVDEIKQVTNILFAVALFVSIAIAWVIARSIMNGISYIKNSIIKISETNDLTISLATDNKDELADMGKAFNSMIANFQRLIVSVNNSVGSLNNATATLTDNIHKSNLGVASQMQETDMVATAVTEMVATIEEIANNTTDAADKAQQSNDNAAQGLQGVDATITQINLLSDKLIESEGVVNYLAKDSETIGSVLDVIRGIAEQTNLLALNAAIEAARAGEQGRGFAVVADEVRTLASRTQSSTKEIENIIVSLQNRTKQIVALMVDCRHEGQESADKASQAGRLLEKINHDMVAIMDMNTTIATAIEEQSMVAAEVNRHVVSIRDVAETSSESAQQNELMGDELAEQANLLSNEIKRFII is encoded by the coding sequence ATGTTGATAAAAAATAAATTAATAGCAAACGCTGCCGTAACAATAGTAAGTATGGTCGCTATGTTACTCCTCATTAACTTCTCCTCTTCATCTTTACAACAAGATATAAAATTGGTGCAGAATATTGGCAAAATTGAAGCTGGAATACTGCAATTGCGCTCCTATGAAAAAGACTTCTTAGCGCGTAAAGAGAATGGTTACATAACCTCATTTAATGATGAAGTTGCGCAGCTACAAAGCAGAATTAAAGTGTTAGAAACAGATTTAGGTTTGATTAATGTCCCTGTTGATGAAGCGCTGCAATTAGCCGTCGTACTCAATGAGTATCAACAATATTTTTCTGAACTTGTGGCAACCCAAAGTGCGATTGGATTTGATTTAAAGAGTGGTTTGAATGGGCAGTTAGCGGATGCTGTGAGCGCTACTGAGCAAGCTATTGGTGATTCAATGTCGTTCTTAAATTTAATGCTTAAGATAAGAAGCAGTGAACAGAACTATATACGTCAACTTGATGACAGATTTATTACGGTATTCCAGGATGATTATGAAATATTACATGCAGATGTTAAAAAAAGTTATTTAATCAGTACACAGAAAAAAGCGATTTTAGAGGGACTAGAAAATTATCAAAGTTCATTCCTAGCGTTAATAAAAGAGCAGAAAAAATTAGGTTATAACGCAACCGATGGCTTACAAAAATCAATGAATGAAAGTGCGTTAAAAGTAACGGAAATACAAAATAACTTAATTGCTAAAGTGAATGTGGCCGTGGACACGTACGTTGATGAAATTAAGCAGGTGACGAATATTTTATTTGCCGTTGCATTGTTTGTTTCAATTGCGATTGCTTGGGTTATTGCGCGTAGTATTATGAATGGCATTTCCTATATTAAAAACTCGATTATTAAAATATCAGAAACGAATGATTTAACAATTTCGCTTGCAACGGATAATAAAGATGAGCTGGCGGATATGGGCAAAGCATTTAATAGCATGATTGCTAACTTCCAACGTCTTATTGTGTCGGTGAATAATTCTGTTGGCAGTCTCAATAATGCGACAGCGACACTAACTGATAATATTCACAAATCGAATTTAGGTGTGGCGTCACAGATGCAAGAGACGGATATGGTGGCTACTGCTGTTACCGAAATGGTTGCAACTATTGAAGAGATTGCCAACAATACAACAGATGCCGCAGATAAAGCACAACAGTCCAATGATAATGCTGCACAGGGGCTGCAAGGTGTCGATGCAACTATCACGCAAATCAACTTGTTATCTGATAAATTAATTGAATCCGAAGGTGTGGTGAATTATTTAGCCAAAGATAGCGAAACAATTGGCAGTGTACTTGATGTGATCCGAGGTATTGCAGAACAAACTAATCTATTAGCATTAAATGCGGCGATAGAGGCGGCTCGTGCTGGCGAACAAGGTCGTGGTTTTGCGGTTGTTGCCGATGAGGTTCGTACGCTTGCTAGTCGCACACAATCATCGACGAAAGAAATTGAAAATATCATTGTATCTTTACAGAATAGAACTAAACAGATTGTTGCTTTAATGGTTGATTGTCGTCACGAAGGGCAAGAGAGTGCTGATAAGGCCTCACAAGCAGGGCGATTACTTGAAAAAATCAATCACGATATGGTTGCGATTATGGATATGAATACTACGATTGCAACGGCTATCGAAGAGCAGAGCATGGTTGCTGCTGAAGTTAATCGTCATGTGGTATCGATAAGAGATGTGGCAGAAACATCCAGTGAGTCGGCACAACAAAATGAATTAATGGGTGATGAATTAGCGGAACAAGCAAATCTATTAAGTAATGAGATAAAACGTTTCATTATTTAA